From the genome of Variovorax sp. RA8, one region includes:
- a CDS encoding ABC transporter ATP-binding protein produces MNTDTKAPLLSVENLSVDFRLRHGMFGRARTLSAVRDVSFTIEPGQTFGLVGESGSGKSTIGRAILRLAPATAGHVRFDGEDITAFGPRTPLHYRRDVQVVFQDPMSSLNPRQTVGATIEQAISRHRAMDASACRREVARIIDSVGLAAYHAQRHPHELSGGQRQRVAIARALAVRPRLIICDEPVSALDLSTQAQVINLLVELQREFGLSYLFIAHNLDVVRHVSHRVGVLYLGRLVETGPAAQVHDAPRHPYTRMLVASTLVADPQLQEQRSRARRLQLRGELPSPLSPPPGCAFHTRCRWAVEGCRQRMPELEASSGDGRAACIRLHEIEEEVTA; encoded by the coding sequence ATGAACACGGACACGAAGGCCCCGCTGCTGAGCGTCGAGAACCTCTCGGTGGACTTCCGCCTGCGCCACGGCATGTTCGGCCGTGCCAGAACGCTGTCGGCGGTGCGCGACGTGAGCTTCACCATCGAGCCGGGCCAGACCTTCGGCCTGGTCGGCGAATCCGGCTCGGGCAAGAGCACCATCGGGCGCGCGATCCTGCGGCTGGCGCCGGCGACTGCCGGGCATGTCCGCTTCGACGGGGAGGACATCACCGCCTTCGGGCCGCGCACGCCGCTGCACTACCGGCGCGACGTGCAGGTCGTGTTCCAGGACCCGATGTCCTCGCTCAATCCGCGCCAGACGGTGGGCGCGACCATCGAACAGGCCATCAGCCGTCACCGTGCGATGGACGCCTCGGCCTGCCGGCGCGAGGTGGCGCGCATCATCGACAGCGTCGGGCTGGCCGCCTACCACGCACAGCGCCATCCGCACGAGCTGTCGGGCGGGCAGCGCCAGCGCGTGGCCATCGCGCGGGCGCTGGCGGTGCGGCCACGGCTCATCATCTGCGACGAGCCGGTGAGCGCGCTGGACCTCAGCACGCAGGCCCAAGTGATCAACCTGCTGGTGGAGCTGCAGCGCGAGTTCGGGCTCAGCTACCTGTTCATCGCGCACAACCTCGACGTGGTGCGCCATGTGAGCCACCGCGTCGGCGTGCTGTACCTGGGCCGGCTGGTGGAGACCGGGCCGGCGGCCCAGGTGCACGACGCGCCGCGCCACCCCTACACGCGCATGCTGGTGGCATCCACGCTGGTGGCCGATCCGCAGCTGCAGGAGCAGCGCTCGCGCGCGCGCCGGCTGCAGCTGCGCGGCGAGCTGCCCAGCCCGCTGTCGCCGCCTCCGGGCTGTGCCTTCCACACGCGCTGCCGCTGGGCGGTGGAGGGTTGCCGGCAGCGCATGCCCGAGCTCGAGGCCAGCAGCGGGGACGGCCGGGCCGCCTGCATCCGGCTGCACGAGATCGAGGAGGAGGTCACCGCATGA
- a CDS encoding amidohydrolase family protein yields the protein MTRTLIQNACVLSMDPAVGDFDEADILVEGEKILAVGPRLGAEADEVVDGRGRIVTPGMVNAHIHTWEFQLRGIGSDWVGSRDYHANMHKNLATRYGVRDVYLGNLLGALNQLRNGTTTIVDWCHILRDAEMTDAAIDALEESGVRAVFARGTVKPPERPGEIPYHKKPFPREEIHRLRTGRLASDDRLVTLAMAILGPDWGEYDVAAHDIRLAREYGLINSAHTYGRKGKRVVEDGYPRLAAEGLLGPDHNIGHGNCFDDAELKIVLDAGCTITATNLTEMLNYEQPAMLGRLVKHGAVPSIGTDCDPYFNSSMLWVMRHAFLHQRELDNRSLYAAGQWPAKTQHSTLTRDALYWATMGGAKAFGLEKKTGSITPGKQADLVMFDTRGLNIFPAMPGGNPAHVVVMYAETSDIENVMVAGRFAKRDGRLCFDAGRLARLNEELLASRLRMFGEGHYESRPVERGPQPERFVL from the coding sequence ATGACCCGAACCCTGATCCAGAACGCCTGCGTGCTCTCCATGGACCCTGCCGTGGGCGACTTCGACGAAGCCGACATCCTGGTCGAGGGCGAGAAGATCCTCGCCGTCGGGCCCCGCCTCGGCGCCGAGGCCGACGAGGTGGTGGACGGCCGTGGCCGCATCGTCACGCCCGGCATGGTCAACGCCCACATCCACACCTGGGAATTCCAGCTGCGCGGCATCGGCAGCGACTGGGTGGGCAGCCGCGACTACCACGCCAACATGCACAAGAATCTCGCCACGCGCTACGGGGTGCGCGATGTGTACCTGGGCAACCTGCTGGGGGCGCTCAACCAGCTGCGCAACGGCACCACCACCATCGTCGACTGGTGCCACATCCTGCGCGATGCCGAAATGACTGACGCGGCCATCGATGCGCTGGAAGAGTCGGGCGTACGCGCCGTCTTCGCGCGCGGGACGGTGAAGCCGCCGGAGCGCCCGGGCGAGATCCCGTACCACAAGAAGCCGTTCCCGCGGGAGGAGATCCATCGCCTGCGCACCGGGCGCCTCGCTTCCGACGATCGCCTGGTGACGCTCGCAATGGCGATCCTCGGGCCCGACTGGGGCGAGTACGACGTGGCCGCCCACGACATCCGGCTGGCGCGCGAGTACGGGCTGATCAACTCGGCCCACACCTACGGCCGCAAGGGCAAGCGGGTGGTCGAGGACGGCTATCCACGGCTGGCGGCCGAAGGCCTGCTCGGGCCGGACCACAACATCGGGCACGGGAACTGCTTCGACGACGCCGAACTGAAGATCGTGCTCGACGCAGGCTGCACCATCACCGCCACCAATCTCACCGAGATGCTGAACTACGAGCAGCCCGCGATGCTGGGCCGGCTGGTGAAGCATGGCGCCGTGCCCTCGATCGGCACCGATTGCGACCCGTACTTCAACAGCTCGATGCTGTGGGTCATGCGCCATGCCTTCCTGCACCAGCGCGAGCTCGACAACCGCAGCCTCTACGCGGCCGGCCAGTGGCCCGCGAAGACGCAGCATTCCACGCTCACCCGCGATGCCCTGTACTGGGCCACCATGGGCGGCGCCAAGGCCTTCGGGCTGGAGAAGAAGACCGGCTCGATCACCCCCGGCAAGCAGGCCGACCTGGTCATGTTCGACACCCGCGGCCTGAACATCTTTCCGGCCATGCCAGGGGGAAACCCGGCTCACGTGGTCGTCATGTACGCCGAAACTTCCGACATCGAGAACGTCATGGTCGCGGGCCGCTTCGCCAAGCGCGACGGCCGCCTGTGCTTCGACGCCGGGCGGCTGGCGAGGCTCAACGAGGAGCTGCTGGCCTCACGGCTGCGCATGTTCGGGGAAGGCCATTACGAATCACGGCCCGTCGAGCGCGGGCCCCAACCGGAGCGCTTCGTCCTATGA
- a CDS encoding quinone oxidoreductase family protein, whose amino-acid sequence MRSQAVRIDRHGGPEELKIVEVEVGEPGPGEIRIRHHAVGLNFIDTYQRSGLYPFPMPLQLGMEAAGVVEAVGEGVSHLKPGDRAAYASQPPGAYSELRVMPAKNVCRLPDAISFETGAAMMLKGLTAQYLLKKTLPAEGLQPGDFILFHAAAGGVGLIACQWAKALGLQLIGTAGTDAKCKLALEHGAAHAINYSTENFAERVKEITGGQGVKVVYDSVGKDTFEGSLNCLRPFGLLAIFGNGSGPVPPFNLGLLASKGSLYVTRPTLFTHTSSRERTQAMADDLFAVVESGAVKIPIAQRYPLAEVQQAHRDLEARKTTGCTILTL is encoded by the coding sequence ATGCGCAGCCAAGCCGTTCGCATCGACCGCCACGGCGGTCCCGAGGAACTGAAGATCGTCGAAGTGGAGGTCGGCGAACCCGGCCCGGGCGAGATCCGCATCCGCCACCACGCAGTCGGCCTCAACTTCATCGACACCTACCAGCGCAGCGGGCTCTACCCCTTCCCGATGCCGCTGCAGCTCGGCATGGAAGCCGCTGGCGTGGTCGAGGCAGTGGGCGAGGGCGTATCGCATCTGAAGCCCGGCGATCGTGCCGCCTATGCCAGCCAGCCGCCAGGCGCCTACAGCGAGCTGCGCGTGATGCCGGCCAAGAACGTGTGCAGGCTGCCCGATGCCATCTCCTTCGAGACCGGCGCGGCCATGATGCTCAAGGGCCTCACCGCCCAGTACCTGCTGAAGAAGACCCTGCCGGCCGAGGGCTTGCAGCCGGGCGACTTCATCCTCTTCCACGCGGCCGCCGGCGGCGTCGGGCTGATCGCCTGCCAGTGGGCCAAGGCCCTGGGCCTGCAGCTGATCGGCACGGCCGGCACCGATGCCAAGTGCAAGCTGGCGCTGGAGCACGGCGCGGCCCACGCGATCAACTACAGCACCGAGAACTTCGCCGAGCGCGTCAAGGAGATCACCGGCGGCCAGGGCGTGAAGGTGGTCTACGACTCGGTGGGCAAGGACACCTTCGAGGGCTCGCTGAACTGCCTGCGGCCCTTCGGCCTGCTCGCGATCTTCGGCAATGGCTCGGGGCCGGTGCCGCCCTTCAACCTCGGCCTGCTGGCGTCCAAGGGCTCGCTCTATGTGACCCGCCCGACGCTGTTCACGCACACCTCCAGCCGCGAGCGCACCCAGGCGATGGCGGACGATCTGTTCGCGGTGGTGGAAAGCGGCGCGGTGAAGATCCCGATCGCGCAGCGCTACCCGCTGGCCGAAGTGCAGCAGGCGCACCGCGACCTGGAGGCGCGCAAGACCACGGGCTGCACGATCCTCACGCTCTGA
- a CDS encoding ABC transporter permease, producing MKRLLFARLGAVLPILFAVSLFTFVLTRMTSTDPVSQILGPGASAADRAEYARGLGLDRPLPEQFLAWIGSALRGDLGQSLYTSLPVSASIADGVGVTLSLALAGMLLALLLGLPLGIAAAVRHGSWADRALTLLVSLGLAVPSIWLALLLSLAFAVNLQWFQVVGYTPFAEDPLEWARGLVLPAVALSVHTAAVIARQMRSAMIEVLQSPYVHALRARGLPQRTIVWRYAIRNAMVPVLSVIAIQMSVLVGASIAIERIFAVPALGTLLIDSVVRADFPMLQGAVVVIALIVLAVNLVADIGYGLINPKVRVH from the coding sequence ATGAAACGCCTGCTCTTCGCGCGGCTCGGCGCGGTACTGCCGATCCTGTTCGCGGTCTCGCTCTTCACCTTCGTGCTGACGCGGATGACCTCGACCGATCCGGTCAGCCAGATCCTGGGCCCCGGTGCTTCCGCGGCCGATCGCGCCGAGTACGCGCGCGGCCTGGGGCTGGACCGTCCGCTGCCCGAGCAGTTCCTGGCCTGGATCGGCAGCGCGTTGCGCGGCGACCTGGGCCAGTCGCTCTACACCAGCCTGCCGGTGAGCGCTTCCATCGCCGACGGCGTCGGCGTCACGCTCTCGCTGGCGCTGGCCGGCATGCTGCTGGCGCTGCTGCTCGGCCTGCCGCTGGGCATCGCGGCGGCGGTGCGCCACGGTTCCTGGGCCGACCGGGCGCTGACCCTGCTGGTCTCGCTGGGGCTGGCGGTGCCCAGCATCTGGCTGGCGCTGCTGCTCTCGCTTGCCTTCGCGGTCAACCTGCAATGGTTCCAGGTGGTGGGGTACACGCCCTTTGCCGAGGACCCGCTGGAGTGGGCGCGCGGCCTGGTGCTGCCGGCGGTGGCGCTGAGCGTGCACACGGCGGCGGTGATCGCGCGCCAGATGCGCAGCGCGATGATCGAGGTGCTGCAGTCGCCCTACGTGCATGCCCTGCGAGCGCGCGGGCTGCCGCAGCGCACCATCGTCTGGCGCTACGCGATCCGCAACGCCATGGTGCCGGTGCTCAGCGTGATCGCGATCCAGATGTCGGTGCTGGTCGGCGCCAGCATCGCGATCGAACGCATCTTCGCGGTGCCGGCGCTGGGCACGCTGCTGATCGACAGCGTGGTGCGCGCGGACTTTCCCATGCTGCAGGGCGCAGTCGTCGTCATCGCGCTCATCGTGCTCGCCGTCAACCTGGTGGCCGACATCGGCTACGGGCTGATCAACCCGAAGGTGCGCGTGCATTGA
- a CDS encoding Na/Pi cotransporter family protein, translating to MKHLLNLLAAVALLVWGTHLVRTGVLRVFGANLRKILVHSMRNRFTAALSGIGVTALVQSSTATALMTSSFVGQGLVALPAALAVMRGADVGTALMSVLFSADLSWLSPLFIFVGVVLFISRGSSVAGRVGRVLIGLGLMLLALRLVVEATGPLLSSPPVLELLASLGSDVLLEITIGAVLAIAAYSSLAVVLLVAAMASSNVVPLDVALGLVLGANLGSGLLAMLTTAKSAIAVRQVTVGNLVFKLLGVAIAAPFVGTYLREARPYISDATQLVVLFHLGFNLVVSIGFIGLTDWVARLVARLLPVPTEPTAMQRPRHLDPSALSTPTLAISNAAREALHQADVVETMLIGMLKVIRDNDLRLAAELRKLDDTVDELYSAIKYYLTKISREALGEEESRRWTDIVSFTINMEQIGDIIERVIIDIEDKKIKKQRNFSAAGMREIVELHERLLANLRLGMSVFLNANVRDAQKLLEEKARFRDLERAYATTHLERLAEQTASSIETSSLHIDLISDLKRINSHICSIAYPILDSAGALSRTRMRESRLSPME from the coding sequence ATGAAGCACCTGTTGAATCTGCTGGCCGCCGTTGCGCTGCTGGTATGGGGCACCCATCTCGTTCGCACCGGCGTGCTGCGCGTCTTCGGCGCCAACCTGCGCAAGATCCTGGTGCACAGCATGCGCAACCGCTTCACGGCCGCGCTCTCGGGCATCGGCGTCACGGCGCTGGTGCAATCGAGCACCGCCACCGCGCTGATGACTTCCTCCTTCGTCGGCCAGGGCCTGGTGGCCCTTCCCGCCGCGCTGGCCGTGATGCGCGGCGCCGACGTCGGCACCGCCCTGATGTCGGTGCTGTTCTCGGCCGACCTCTCCTGGCTGTCGCCGCTCTTCATCTTCGTCGGCGTGGTGCTCTTCATCTCGCGCGGCTCCAGCGTGGCAGGCCGCGTCGGACGGGTGCTGATCGGCCTCGGCCTGATGCTGCTGGCGCTGCGGCTGGTGGTCGAGGCGACCGGGCCGCTGTTGTCCTCGCCGCCGGTGCTGGAGCTGCTGGCCTCACTCGGCAGCGACGTGCTGCTGGAGATCACCATCGGCGCGGTTCTGGCCATCGCGGCCTACTCCAGTCTCGCGGTGGTGCTGCTGGTCGCGGCCATGGCCAGCTCCAACGTGGTGCCGCTGGATGTGGCGCTGGGCCTGGTGCTCGGCGCCAACCTCGGCAGCGGCTTGCTGGCGATGCTGACCACCGCGAAGTCGGCGATCGCGGTGCGCCAGGTCACCGTCGGCAACCTGGTCTTCAAGCTGCTGGGGGTGGCGATCGCGGCGCCTTTCGTCGGGACCTACCTGCGCGAGGCCCGGCCCTACATCTCCGACGCGACGCAACTGGTGGTGCTGTTCCACCTGGGCTTCAACCTGGTGGTCAGCATCGGCTTCATCGGCCTCACCGACTGGGTCGCGCGGCTGGTAGCGCGCCTGCTCCCGGTGCCGACCGAGCCCACGGCCATGCAGCGGCCCCGGCACCTCGATCCCTCGGCCCTTTCCACGCCTACGCTCGCAATTTCCAACGCCGCACGCGAGGCCCTGCACCAGGCCGACGTGGTCGAGACCATGCTGATCGGCATGCTCAAGGTGATCCGCGACAACGACCTTCGCCTGGCCGCCGAGCTGCGCAAGCTGGACGATACGGTGGACGAGCTCTACTCGGCCATCAAGTACTACCTGACCAAGATCTCGCGCGAGGCGCTCGGCGAGGAGGAAAGCCGGCGCTGGACCGACATCGTCAGCTTCACCATCAACATGGAGCAGATCGGCGACATCATCGAGCGGGTGATCATCGACATCGAGGACAAGAAGATCAAGAAGCAGCGCAACTTCTCCGCCGCCGGCATGCGCGAGATCGTCGAGCTGCACGAGCGCCTGCTCGCTAACCTGCGGCTCGGCATGAGCGTGTTCCTCAATGCCAACGTGCGCGACGCCCAGAAGCTGCTGGAGGAGAAGGCGCGCTTTCGCGACCTGGAGCGCGCCTACGCCACCACGCACCTAGAGCGCCTTGCGGAACAGACCGCTTCGAGCATCGAGACCAGCTCGCTGCACATCGACCTGATCAGCGATCTCAAGCGCATCAACTCCCACATCTGCTCGATCGCCTACCCGATCCTCGACTCGGCCGGTGCGCTCTCGCGCACGCGCATGCGCGAGTCGCGGCTCAGTCCGATGGAGTGA
- a CDS encoding dipeptide/oligopeptide/nickel ABC transporter permease/ATP-binding protein codes for MNTTTAPAERLSAMATPAAAANDETARRVRLAPRLKAFARPFVLLPAAWLLLLLVCAAAAPLVAPHDPFHPDLKHRLEAPGPIYWLGTDDLGRDTLSRLVFGARTALLASFESVAIGAVLGIGIGLAAGYLGGWLDRIAMRLADVMQSIPAVLLALALIGVFGKGLANAMLAVGLIFSVSFMRITRAVVLAERERLYVDAARVLGLGPFSIMLRQILPNVAGPLVVQASISLGTALLIEAMLSFLGVGADSAQVSWGAMLETARQFQSEQPFLPVLPGVAITLTVLSFNLLGDALRDSLLPGGPRVARRAAAPAAAEPVAAQPRTVPAAAEPLPPDTLLRLSHLTVRLQGPQGDAELLSDESLHLRRGEVLGLVGESGCGKSITAAAIIGLLPPAARVAGGSIRLGDTELVGMDEAMARQIRGRRIGMVFQDAGAALSPVHTIGRQLVDAVRAHTELDARQARTRAIALLEMVGVPDAQRRLDDYPHQFSGGMAQRVVIAGALACEPELLIADEPTTALDVTIQAQVLDLLMDLRQRLGMSILLITHDLGVVADACDRVAVMYAGQMVETGPVREVLARPRHPYTAALLAAMPKGGAGGATLATIPGRVPPAWAWPQGCRFHPRCPHAIEACTAAPVALDNGVRCLRIEAFAQRRKEKVLP; via the coding sequence TTGAACACCACCACCGCCCCTGCCGAGAGGCTGTCCGCCATGGCCACGCCCGCTGCCGCCGCCAACGACGAAACCGCCCGCCGCGTGCGCCTGGCGCCGCGGCTGAAGGCCTTCGCGCGTCCCTTCGTGCTGCTGCCCGCGGCCTGGCTGCTGCTGCTGCTGGTCTGTGCGGCCGCAGCGCCGCTCGTGGCGCCGCACGACCCGTTCCATCCCGACCTCAAGCACCGCCTGGAGGCACCGGGGCCGATCTACTGGCTGGGCACCGACGACCTGGGCCGCGACACGCTCTCGCGCCTGGTGTTCGGCGCGCGCACGGCGCTGCTGGCCTCCTTCGAGAGCGTGGCCATCGGCGCGGTGCTCGGCATCGGTATCGGCCTGGCCGCGGGCTACCTCGGCGGCTGGCTCGACCGCATCGCGATGCGGCTGGCCGACGTGATGCAGTCCATCCCCGCGGTGCTGCTGGCGCTGGCGCTGATCGGTGTGTTCGGCAAGGGCCTGGCCAACGCGATGCTCGCGGTGGGGCTGATCTTCTCGGTCAGCTTCATGCGCATCACGCGCGCCGTGGTGCTGGCCGAGCGCGAGCGGCTGTACGTGGATGCGGCGCGCGTGCTGGGGCTCGGGCCGTTCTCGATCATGCTGCGGCAGATCCTGCCGAACGTGGCCGGGCCGCTGGTGGTGCAGGCCTCCATCTCGCTCGGCACGGCGCTGCTGATCGAGGCCATGCTGAGCTTCCTCGGCGTGGGCGCCGACAGCGCACAGGTGAGCTGGGGCGCAATGCTGGAGACCGCGCGCCAGTTCCAGAGCGAGCAGCCCTTCCTGCCGGTGCTGCCGGGTGTGGCGATCACGCTGACGGTGCTGTCCTTCAACCTGCTGGGTGATGCGCTTCGCGACAGCCTGCTGCCCGGCGGGCCGCGCGTCGCGCGGCGTGCCGCAGCTCCAGCCGCAGCCGAGCCGGTCGCGGCGCAGCCCCGCACGGTGCCCGCCGCGGCCGAGCCGCTGCCGCCCGACACGCTGCTGCGGCTGAGCCACCTGACCGTGCGGCTGCAGGGCCCGCAAGGCGACGCCGAGCTGCTCAGCGATGAGTCGCTGCACCTGCGCCGCGGCGAGGTGCTGGGCCTGGTGGGCGAGTCGGGCTGCGGCAAGTCGATCACCGCGGCCGCCATCATCGGCCTGCTGCCGCCGGCCGCACGCGTGGCGGGCGGGTCGATCCGCCTGGGCGATACCGAGCTGGTCGGCATGGACGAGGCGATGGCGCGCCAGATCCGCGGGCGACGCATCGGCATGGTGTTCCAGGACGCGGGCGCGGCGCTGTCTCCGGTCCATACCATCGGCCGGCAACTGGTCGATGCGGTGCGCGCCCACACCGAGCTCGACGCACGGCAGGCCCGCACGCGCGCCATCGCGCTGCTGGAGATGGTGGGCGTGCCCGACGCGCAGCGCCGCCTGGACGACTATCCGCACCAGTTCTCCGGCGGCATGGCGCAGCGCGTGGTGATCGCAGGCGCACTGGCCTGCGAACCGGAGCTCCTGATCGCCGACGAGCCGACCACCGCGCTGGACGTGACCATCCAGGCCCAGGTGCTGGACCTGCTGATGGACCTGCGGCAGCGCCTGGGCATGTCGATCCTGCTGATCACCCACGACCTGGGCGTGGTGGCCGACGCGTGCGACCGGGTGGCGGTGATGTACGCGGGCCAGATGGTGGAGACCGGCCCGGTGCGCGAGGTGCTCGCGCGGCCGCGCCACCCCTACACGGCCGCGCTGCTCGCGGCGATGCCCAAGGGCGGCGCCGGCGGCGCCACGCTGGCCACCATTCCCGGACGAGTGCCGCCGGCGTGGGCGTGGCCGCAGGGCTGCCGCTTCCATCCGCGCTGTCCGCACGCGATCGAGGCCTGCACCGCCGCGCCGGTGGCGCTGGACAACGGCGTGCGATGCCTGCGCATCGAGGCGTTCGCACAGCGGCGGAAAGAGAAGGTGCTGCCATGA
- a CDS encoding tripartite tricarboxylate transporter substrate binding protein translates to MSTSFSLRRLAVAALASAPLLWAAAPAGAQGAAPAAWPQKPVRIVHGFTSGGPVDALARLLAAQFPEQFGQQAVVEGKPGAGGTIGANYVAKAEPDGYTLFLMASGHSAAPGLYKSLPFDAVNDFTMISMVARSPFAIIAGPAATAHSIQELVAQAKAQPGKIDYGSGGTGSGMHLAAVLFQARAGVQFTHVPYKGGSAPALAVMGGEVPIIFTSLAGMASHIENGKVRPLAVTSRNRFAAFPEVPSVAETVLPDFDVSAWYALAGPRNLPPAIVAKLNEMVQATLRRPDIVQTLKLQAAEPWPTAAREAQAFLATDVARWTKVVRDENIAPPN, encoded by the coding sequence ATGAGCACCTCGTTCTCCCTCCGGCGCCTGGCGGTCGCGGCGCTGGCATCGGCACCGCTGCTGTGGGCGGCCGCGCCCGCCGGCGCGCAGGGCGCGGCTCCCGCGGCCTGGCCGCAGAAGCCGGTGCGCATCGTCCACGGCTTCACCTCCGGCGGACCGGTGGACGCGCTGGCGCGCCTGTTGGCGGCGCAGTTCCCGGAGCAGTTCGGCCAGCAGGCCGTCGTCGAGGGGAAGCCGGGCGCAGGGGGCACCATCGGAGCCAACTACGTGGCCAAGGCCGAGCCCGATGGCTACACCCTGTTCCTGATGGCCTCGGGTCATTCGGCGGCGCCGGGCCTGTACAAGTCGCTGCCCTTCGACGCGGTCAACGACTTCACCATGATCTCGATGGTGGCGCGCAGCCCTTTCGCGATCATCGCCGGCCCCGCCGCGACCGCGCACAGCATCCAGGAACTGGTGGCGCAGGCCAAGGCCCAGCCCGGCAAGATCGACTACGGCTCCGGCGGCACCGGCAGCGGCATGCACCTGGCGGCGGTGCTGTTCCAGGCGCGGGCCGGCGTGCAGTTCACCCATGTGCCCTACAAGGGCGGCAGCGCGCCGGCGCTCGCGGTGATGGGCGGCGAGGTGCCGATCATCTTCACCTCTCTGGCCGGCATGGCCTCCCACATCGAAAACGGCAAGGTCAGGCCGCTGGCCGTCACCTCGCGCAACCGCTTCGCGGCGTTTCCGGAGGTGCCGAGCGTGGCCGAGACGGTGCTGCCGGACTTCGACGTCAGCGCCTGGTACGCGCTGGCCGGCCCCAGGAACCTGCCGCCCGCGATCGTCGCGAAGCTCAACGAGATGGTGCAGGCCACGCTGCGGCGGCCCGACATCGTCCAGACGCTCAAGCTGCAGGCGGCCGAGCCCTGGCCTACCGCCGCGCGCGAGGCGCAGGCCTTCCTCGCCACCGACGTCGCGCGCTGGACCAAGGTGGTGCGGGACGAGAACATCGCGCCGCCGAACTGA
- a CDS encoding amidohydrolase family protein produces the protein MNPRNGLLIRGATVLSMDPSLGDLQAADVRIEGRRIAAVGQRLEADGADCIDARGMILIPGLIDTHTHLWQGPLKGLGAGMWGMGDYNRHIFPLRERFTAEDVGDATFATGVEMLDNGITAVLDFCHNVMTPGHAEAGLRAHDRTGQRVLFGYGMLGRFDTLAADHPWRLEQVSALQRERAGGTDALVRLGVALASLEFAGLALVEPEIGLARELGLPMTFHQNVAGQIHELHGAGLLGPDMLPVHCNPILDEELALIAQCGGGISFTPESEVGDGRSTSVIARAHRAGVTPSLGVDVPSRVALDLFSQMRLTFLLMRAEEAERERTSGRWPLARYPGTPFIQPRDLLAYATVNAARAIGLGEVLGRIAPGCLADLVLLRAGRYSPSLGDPAAHVVLQANVGDVDTVIVDGRVHKRGGELAGGAHEAAVDATRRVRERLFGAAAPAA, from the coding sequence ATGAACCCCAGGAATGGCCTGCTGATCCGCGGCGCCACGGTCCTCAGCATGGACCCGTCGCTCGGCGACCTGCAGGCGGCCGACGTGCGCATCGAGGGGCGCCGCATCGCCGCGGTCGGGCAGCGTCTCGAGGCCGACGGCGCCGACTGCATCGACGCGCGCGGGATGATCCTGATCCCGGGCCTGATCGACACCCATACCCATCTCTGGCAGGGCCCGCTCAAGGGCCTGGGCGCCGGCATGTGGGGCATGGGGGACTACAACCGCCACATCTTCCCGCTGCGCGAGCGCTTCACGGCCGAGGACGTGGGTGATGCCACCTTCGCCACCGGCGTGGAGATGCTCGACAACGGCATCACCGCGGTGCTGGACTTCTGTCACAACGTGATGACGCCCGGCCATGCCGAGGCCGGGTTGCGTGCGCACGACCGAACGGGGCAGCGGGTGCTGTTCGGCTACGGCATGCTGGGGCGCTTCGACACGCTGGCCGCCGACCACCCCTGGCGGCTGGAGCAGGTGAGCGCGCTGCAGCGCGAACGCGCGGGCGGGACGGACGCACTGGTGCGCCTGGGCGTGGCCCTTGCCTCGCTCGAGTTCGCGGGCCTGGCGCTGGTGGAGCCGGAGATCGGCCTGGCGCGCGAGCTGGGCCTGCCGATGACCTTCCACCAGAACGTCGCCGGGCAGATCCATGAGCTGCACGGCGCCGGCCTGCTGGGCCCCGACATGCTGCCGGTGCACTGCAACCCGATCCTGGACGAGGAGCTGGCGCTGATCGCGCAGTGCGGCGGCGGCATCTCCTTCACGCCGGAGAGCGAGGTGGGCGACGGCCGTTCGACGAGCGTGATCGCGCGTGCCCACCGGGCCGGCGTGACGCCCAGCCTCGGCGTGGACGTGCCCTCGCGCGTTGCGCTCGACCTGTTCTCGCAGATGCGCCTGACCTTCCTGCTGATGCGCGCCGAGGAAGCCGAGCGCGAGCGCACGAGCGGTCGCTGGCCGCTCGCGCGCTACCCGGGCACGCCCTTCATCCAGCCGCGCGACCTGCTGGCCTATGCGACCGTGAATGCGGCGCGCGCCATCGGCCTGGGCGAGGTGCTGGGTCGCATCGCCCCGGGCTGTCTGGCCGACCTGGTGCTGCTGCGCGCCGGCCGCTACAGCCCCTCCCTGGGCGATCCCGCCGCGCACGTGGTGCTGCAGGCCAACGTGGGCGACGTCGACACCGTGATCGTGGACGGCCGCGTGCACAAGCGCGGCGGCGAGCTCGCGGGCGGTGCGCACGAGGCGGCGGTCGACGCCACCCGGCGCGTGCGCGAACGCCTGTTCGGCGCCGCGGCGCCGGCCGCCTGA